The Candidatus Dechloromonas phosphoritropha genome includes a region encoding these proteins:
- a CDS encoding FAD-dependent oxidoreductase, whose amino-acid sequence MTSTSRRDFLRAVGAATLAGCAPAGKPPLPPGELLGMNHVLGHRLRGSGFPAPSETRRTGVVIVGGGVSGLSAAWKLAQAGVDDFLVLDMESEPGGNSRAGQSPLVAYPWGAHYLPLPTQEAAHVRELLAELGVLHGDPGAARPTYEERFLCATPQERVFRNGLWDDGLLPHRGVDAGEREQQRRFQERMDELKNSRGKDGRRLFAIPMEFSSRDPEWLALDRIPFARWLKENGFTAPSVLWLANYATRDDYGTASDQTSAWAGLHYFACRTGAAANAANDVVLTAPEGNAWLVRGLARHAEGRILTDALVWRIGEGKANVAVDVLFGAKAVRIEARQVIWAAPAFLLPRVWPGLPDELKAAALAGDYAPWLTANLHLSDFPEERHGAPPAWDSVLYDSPGLGYVVATHQLIRRHLSGTVFTYYRALSEVTPTEGRRLLLERPRATWAEGILGELERVHPNIRKLTTRLDIFRNGHAMRRPTPGSLWGGQREKLVNFRHPRIALAHADLSGFSLFEEAQYRGVRAAERILLSADKGGS is encoded by the coding sequence TTGACTAGCACCAGCCGCCGCGATTTCCTGCGTGCGGTCGGCGCCGCCACCCTCGCCGGTTGCGCGCCAGCCGGCAAGCCGCCGCTGCCGCCCGGCGAGCTGCTCGGCATGAACCATGTGCTGGGCCATCGGCTGCGCGGCAGCGGCTTTCCAGCGCCCAGCGAAACCCGCCGGACGGGTGTCGTGATCGTCGGCGGCGGCGTTTCCGGGCTGTCGGCTGCCTGGAAACTGGCGCAGGCCGGGGTCGATGATTTTCTGGTCCTCGACATGGAAAGCGAACCGGGCGGTAATTCACGGGCCGGGCAGAGTCCGCTCGTCGCTTATCCGTGGGGCGCCCATTACCTGCCGCTGCCGACGCAAGAAGCGGCTCACGTACGCGAGCTGCTCGCCGAACTTGGCGTACTGCACGGTGACCCTGGCGCCGCCAGGCCGACTTACGAGGAGCGCTTCCTGTGCGCGACGCCGCAGGAACGCGTTTTCCGCAACGGCCTGTGGGACGATGGCCTACTGCCGCATCGTGGCGTCGATGCCGGCGAACGCGAGCAACAGCGCCGCTTCCAGGAACGCATGGACGAACTGAAAAATTCGCGCGGCAAGGATGGCCGGCGTCTCTTCGCTATTCCGATGGAATTCTCCAGCCGCGATCCCGAATGGCTGGCGCTCGACCGCATTCCGTTCGCTCGCTGGCTGAAGGAAAATGGCTTCACCGCGCCCAGCGTGCTCTGGCTGGCCAACTACGCGACGCGCGACGATTACGGCACCGCCAGCGACCAGACCTCGGCCTGGGCCGGTCTGCACTACTTCGCCTGCCGCACCGGCGCGGCGGCCAATGCTGCCAATGACGTAGTGCTCACGGCACCGGAAGGCAATGCCTGGCTGGTGCGTGGTCTGGCCCGGCATGCCGAGGGGCGCATCCTGACCGACGCTCTAGTCTGGCGCATCGGGGAAGGAAAAGCGAATGTTGCGGTCGACGTCCTTTTTGGCGCAAAAGCAGTGCGCATCGAAGCGCGGCAAGTGATCTGGGCGGCGCCCGCCTTCCTCCTCCCGCGCGTTTGGCCTGGGTTGCCGGACGAACTGAAGGCGGCGGCGCTGGCCGGCGACTACGCGCCGTGGCTGACCGCCAACTTGCATTTATCCGATTTCCCGGAAGAACGCCATGGCGCGCCGCCGGCCTGGGACAGCGTGCTTTACGATAGCCCCGGTCTCGGCTACGTGGTGGCGACCCACCAGTTGATCCGCAGGCATCTGTCGGGAACCGTCTTCACCTACTACCGCGCCTTGAGCGAGGTCACGCCCACCGAAGGCCGCCGCCTGCTGCTCGAAAGGCCGCGCGCAACCTGGGCCGAGGGCATCCTCGGCGAACTCGAACGGGTGCACCCCAACATCCGCAAGCTGACCACCCGCCTCGACATCTTCCGCAATGGCCACGCCATGCGCCGCCCGACCCCTGGCAGCCTGTGGGGCGGTCAACGCGAAAAACTGGTCAATTTCCGCCATCCGCGCATCGCTCTGGCGCATGCCGATCTTTCCGGATTTTCGCTGTTCGAGGAGGCGCAGTATCGTGGAGTGCGAGCAGCGGAACGCATTCTCTTATCGGCGGACAAGGGTGGCTCCTGA
- a CDS encoding DUF995 domain-containing protein, translating into MRKIVWLLLAAVASFAAVADEDGTRFSGEELKTLVTGATVEHVTKSGSLRRWKNDADGSFMVTTDNKKYGNALGQQSVTRPGTWLINDGGKYCVEFDWQKREPEKWCAFIIKGADGGYYLNSVDPARKIKFSK; encoded by the coding sequence ATGCGCAAGATCGTTTGGTTGCTGCTTGCAGCCGTCGCGTCGTTCGCCGCGGTTGCGGACGAAGATGGCACGAGGTTCTCGGGAGAGGAGCTGAAGACCCTGGTAACCGGGGCGACGGTGGAACATGTCACGAAGTCCGGCAGCCTGCGGCGCTGGAAGAACGACGCGGACGGGTCTTTCATGGTGACCACAGACAACAAGAAGTATGGGAACGCGTTGGGGCAACAATCCGTTACGAGGCCCGGAACGTGGTTGATCAATGACGGAGGGAAATACTGCGTCGAGTTCGATTGGCAGAAGCGCGAACCCGAGAAGTGGTGCGCTTTTATCATCAAGGGCGCCGATGGCGGCTATTACCTGAATTCCGTCGATCCAGCCCGGAAGATCAAATTCAGCAAGTGA
- a CDS encoding DUF1343 domain-containing protein: MTRPIRFGIDRLLTEPALRRPLAGKRIALLAHPASVTADLTHSLDALAALPDLKLSAAFGPQHGLRGDKQDNMVESPDFLDPQHGIPVFSLYGKVRRPSAAMMDTFDVLLVDLQDLGCRIYTFITTLRYVLEVAAEHGKTVWVLDRPNPAGRPVEGLTLRDGWESFVGAGAMPMRHGLTMGELGQWFISTLKLDVDYRVIEMQGWQPAAAPGYGWPLGERTWINPSPNAPNLSMARAYAGTVMLEGTTLSEGRGTTRPLEIFGAPDLDAHAVLAEMQAFAPHWLTGCKLREIWFEPTFHKHAGKLCNGLQIHVDDPAYDHATFRPWRLQALAFKAIRRLYPDYPLWRDFAYEYEHDRLAIDLINGSPLLREWVDSVNSGSDQLDATVTPDETAWNTMRGNLLLY, from the coding sequence ATGACCCGTCCCATCCGCTTCGGCATCGACCGCCTGCTGACCGAACCCGCCCTGCGCCGCCCGCTGGCCGGCAAGCGCATCGCCCTGCTTGCCCACCCGGCCTCGGTGACCGCTGACCTTACCCACTCGCTTGACGCACTGGCTGCCCTGCCCGACCTCAAGCTGAGCGCCGCCTTCGGCCCGCAGCACGGGCTGCGCGGAGACAAGCAGGACAACATGGTCGAATCGCCGGACTTCCTCGACCCGCAGCATGGGATCCCGGTCTTCAGCCTCTACGGCAAAGTACGTCGGCCGAGCGCCGCGATGATGGACACTTTCGACGTGCTGCTCGTCGATCTGCAGGACCTCGGCTGCCGCATCTACACTTTCATCACCACGCTGCGCTACGTTCTGGAAGTTGCCGCTGAACATGGAAAAACCGTCTGGGTCCTCGACCGCCCGAACCCGGCTGGGCGCCCGGTCGAAGGCCTGACCCTGCGCGATGGCTGGGAGAGCTTTGTCGGCGCCGGCGCCATGCCGATGCGCCACGGCCTGACCATGGGCGAACTCGGGCAATGGTTCATCAGCACACTCAAGCTGGATGTCGACTACCGTGTCATCGAAATGCAGGGCTGGCAGCCCGCTGCCGCGCCCGGCTATGGCTGGCCGCTCGGCGAGCGCACCTGGATCAACCCGAGCCCGAACGCCCCCAACCTGTCGATGGCCCGCGCCTACGCCGGTACCGTGATGCTCGAAGGCACGACATTGAGCGAAGGGCGCGGCACGACCCGCCCGCTGGAAATCTTCGGCGCCCCGGACCTCGACGCCCACGCCGTGCTCGCCGAAATGCAGGCGTTCGCGCCGCACTGGCTCACGGGTTGCAAACTGCGCGAAATCTGGTTCGAGCCGACTTTCCACAAGCACGCCGGCAAGCTGTGCAACGGCTTACAGATTCACGTCGACGACCCCGCCTACGACCACGCCACCTTCCGTCCCTGGCGCCTGCAGGCGCTCGCCTTCAAGGCCATCCGCCGCCTGTATCCGGATTACCCGCTGTGGCGCGATTTCGCCTACGAATACGAGCATGACCGGCTGGCCATCGACCTGATCAACGGCTCGCCGCTGCTGCGCGAATGGGTGGACAGCGTCAACTCCGGCAGCGACCAGCTTGACGCAACGGTGACGCCCGATGAGACTGCCTGGAACACCATGCGGGGAAACCTTCTGCTCTACTGA
- a CDS encoding DOMON-like domain-containing protein → MPTCPKPTLPAAMKHSLYCHPAGPCAFVQTVEASARLAESGGLAVSYRLFGDPGNIRIPEPAPPAAADELWRHTCLEAFIATADGMDYREFNFSPSGQWANYRFTGCRARDFSFIPPAAPQSTFRRFADGFQLDALLAPELLPPGAIFDIGLSAVIEAGDGGKSYWALTHCAPQPDFHLRQSFSLTLQRPTP, encoded by the coding sequence ATGCCTACCTGCCCCAAACCGACTTTGCCCGCCGCCATGAAACACTCGCTGTATTGCCATCCTGCGGGCCCTTGCGCGTTCGTCCAGACCGTTGAAGCCAGCGCGCGGCTGGCTGAAAGCGGTGGCCTGGCGGTCAGTTATCGTCTTTTCGGTGATCCCGGCAACATCCGCATTCCCGAACCCGCGCCGCCGGCAGCCGCCGACGAGTTGTGGCGACACACCTGCCTCGAAGCATTCATTGCCACGGCCGACGGGATGGATTACCGCGAATTCAATTTCTCTCCGTCGGGGCAATGGGCAAACTATCGCTTTACCGGCTGCCGCGCGCGCGATTTTTCCTTCATTCCGCCCGCTGCGCCGCAATCCACGTTCCGGCGTTTCGCTGACGGCTTTCAACTCGACGCTCTGCTTGCCCCCGAACTGCTGCCGCCTGGTGCCATTTTCGACATCGGGCTGAGCGCCGTCATCGAAGCCGGCGACGGCGGCAAAAGCTACTGGGCGCTGACCCACTGCGCGCCGCAGCCCGATTTCCATCTCCGTCAGAGCTTTTCGCTGACGCTGCAAAGACCCACGCCATGA
- a CDS encoding TrpB-like pyridoxal phosphate-dependent enzyme has protein sequence MIPLRINLEPEEIPTHWYNVAADLTNPPAPPLAPDGSVVTPEQMNAIFPMPILEQEMSAERWIVIPEEVRQIYGLWRPSPLCRALRLEQALGTPAKLFYKYEGVSPAGSHKPNSAVPQAYFNKLAGTKRLTTETGAGQWGSSIAFAGQMFGLPVRVFMVKVSYEQKPFRRSMMQTWGAEVFASPSNLTNAGRAALAADPNNEGSLGLAISEAVEEAAAELGTCYTLGSVLNHVLLHQTVIGQEAKKQFEKIGLYPDVIFGPCGGGSSFGGIAFPFLADKAAGDKRAANLRCVAVEPTSCPTLTKGAYAYDYGDVSGYTPIMQMYTLGHDFMPPGIHAGGLRYHGASPLLSQLLHEGVIEALAVPQVGTFEAGVQFARAEGIIPAPESCHGIRAAIDEALRCKATGEAKTILFNLTGHGHFDMASYDRYLSGKLEDYEYPVEAISESLKHLPKVG, from the coding sequence ATGATACCGCTGCGCATCAACCTCGAACCGGAAGAAATCCCCACCCACTGGTACAACGTGGCGGCCGACCTGACCAATCCGCCGGCGCCGCCGCTGGCGCCGGATGGCAGCGTCGTAACACCAGAGCAGATGAATGCAATTTTCCCGATGCCGATCCTCGAGCAGGAGATGTCGGCTGAGCGCTGGATCGTGATCCCCGAGGAAGTGCGCCAGATTTACGGCCTCTGGCGGCCATCTCCGCTTTGCCGGGCGCTGCGCCTGGAACAGGCGCTCGGGACGCCGGCCAAGCTGTTCTACAAGTACGAAGGCGTGTCGCCGGCCGGTTCGCACAAGCCGAATTCGGCCGTACCGCAGGCCTATTTCAACAAGCTCGCCGGCACCAAGCGGCTGACCACGGAAACCGGCGCCGGCCAATGGGGCTCGTCGATCGCCTTTGCCGGCCAGATGTTCGGCCTGCCGGTGCGCGTCTTCATGGTCAAGGTCAGCTACGAACAGAAGCCTTTCCGCCGCTCGATGATGCAGACCTGGGGCGCCGAAGTCTTCGCCAGCCCGTCCAATCTGACCAACGCCGGTCGCGCCGCGCTGGCTGCCGATCCGAACAACGAGGGCTCGCTCGGCCTGGCGATTTCGGAAGCAGTCGAGGAGGCAGCAGCCGAACTTGGCACCTGCTACACGCTCGGTTCGGTGCTCAATCACGTGCTGCTGCACCAGACGGTGATCGGCCAGGAGGCCAAGAAGCAGTTCGAGAAAATCGGCCTCTACCCGGATGTGATCTTCGGCCCCTGCGGCGGCGGTTCCAGCTTCGGCGGCATTGCTTTCCCTTTCCTCGCCGACAAGGCGGCCGGCGACAAGCGCGCGGCTAACCTGCGCTGCGTCGCGGTCGAGCCGACTTCCTGTCCGACGTTGACCAAGGGCGCCTACGCCTACGATTACGGCGACGTGTCCGGCTACACGCCGATCATGCAAATGTATACGCTTGGTCACGACTTCATGCCACCCGGCATCCACGCCGGCGGTCTGCGCTACCACGGCGCTTCGCCGCTGCTTTCGCAACTGCTGCACGAAGGCGTGATCGAGGCGCTGGCCGTGCCGCAGGTTGGTACCTTCGAGGCTGGCGTGCAGTTTGCCCGCGCTGAAGGCATCATCCCGGCGCCAGAATCCTGCCACGGCATCCGTGCCGCGATCGACGAGGCGCTGCGCTGCAAGGCGACTGGCGAGGCCAAGACCATCCTGT